A window of Drosophila sulfurigaster albostrigata strain 15112-1811.04 chromosome X, ASM2355843v2, whole genome shotgun sequence genomic DNA:
aattttgaaaagtttgtTTCACACTCTACAAATGAACATGATAATTACATTTGTAGCAAATACTATTAAACTATTGTGTTGTAATTGttccaaaatttatataaacgaTAAAGCCCAAATAAAGTTGAAGACACAAGTAGTACTCgtatacataaaatacaaacaatacaacaatacatacaaatgcCATTATGGTGTTAATAACTAAACTAATCAAACAATTTTCGTGGACCGTTGTTTaaaagcaacaagcaaacaacacTTCGATTCAACACAATTTACAACAAGGCTCCGGCCAGCAAAttaacaaagaaaagaaaaaaacaaaattaaacaaaacaaaaacaatgataaatattgaatgcaaaatgcaaatgattcatatacattttagtataaataaatcacaaggatatatacatacatacgagtaaataaaaattgtagaaaaaaaatcaaatcgaaaatgtcgtttatttattttaattttccagcGATCTTTTGCTATCGATTTATCGATTACTAAAGTGATTCGTACGTTAAAAGTCATTGAccgctagatggcgctactTGCTGATTGCAGAACTTTgcgtttatttaaaaattaaattaacactACAGTTCGTTACATTGTTAGatgcattatttatgcatttctaCTGCCGAGGACTTTGTTCCCgttgcttaaataaaaaacacagttccgtattaattttttttgagtgCATTTACTTATCTAAagagtatagtatataatatatagatttatatatgtattttaggCATAAATGTAGTTAAATAATATCATTAATAGTTATAGTTGTTTCTTCTTTCTCTGTTACATTTTGGTGTTCACATTTATATCGTATATTGTTAGGATTTTGGTGGGTGTATGTGATATGATTTGATCGAGTAATTCATCTCTGCATCTTGATAAAGATAAACCTACGCTCAAGGTGTTTCGTTAATATAACTATAACCTAACAACAATgctcaacaataacaaaaaaaaaaaaaaaatacatgaaTCATTTAAGAGCTGCTTAAGGATCGAGAGAAAAGAAGTTATACTACGTTGAATTATactcgtttgtttgtttcttttttttttgttttgttttgggcctACATCTAGTTTTCCGAGTCCGGGTCCGGTTCAAGTGACAGAATGATGGAATTCTAATAATTCGTGTAATTCGATGTTGCTTGTTCTCTTATTCATCGAGGCAAATGGTGCGCAAGATTGCCTCGACCACCGAATAGGGATCACAATTGGAGCTGGGTCGGCGATCCTCAAAGTAACCCTTGCCATCATCGTTGACGCCGCGTGGAATACGTATGCTGCAGCCACGATTTGCCACACCGGCGCTGAAGTCATTGATCGAGCTCGTCTCGTGCTTGCCGGTGAGACGACGCGCATTGTCCTGACCCTCCTTGGGATCGTAGGCGCGAATGTGACGCTCGTGGCACTTGGAGAGCTTGGCTACCGCCTTCTCAATCTCCCGAATGCCGCCATCCTCGCGCATCACCTTCGTCGACACATTGGTGTGGGCGCCAGCACCGTTCCAATCACCTGGCATGGGCTTGGGATCCAAAGTGGCGACAATCTGTAAGCGAGCGTTTAATATGAAACCCTTGTGGCAAGTATTTCAAGTGAGGTGAAACTTACGCCAAACTCTTCAGCAATGCGGTGCAAGAGGAAGCGAGCCATCCACAAGTCATCGCCAATGGAGATGCCCAGGCAAGGACCAACCTGGAATTCCCATTGGGCTGGCATCACCTCAGCATTGGTGCCAGACACCTTGACGCCAGCATAGAGACAGGCGCGATAATGCGCATCGACAATGTCACGAGCATAGACCTACAAGAAATAACGATGATAATAAGTTCATTCTGGGACTTGAAGGTTACAGTTAAAGTACCTTATTGGCACCCACGCCGCAGTAGTAGGGACCTTGGGGACCGGGGAAACCGTTCTTGGGCCAGCCTAATGGATGGCCATCAAAGTCGAGGAATGTGTACTCCTGCTCAATGCCGAACCAGGGCTGCTCATCGATACACTTGTTGACCACCTCGAGACAGGACTTGCGCTTGTTTGTGGCACTTGGAGTGCCATCGAACTTGTACGTGTCGCACATGACGAGAATGTTGTTGCCGCGACGGAAGGGATCCTTGTAGATGGCCACCGGATACAGATAGGTGTCCGAGTTCGAGCCCTCCGCCTGATAGCACGAGCTGCCATCGTAGTTCCAAATGGGCAACTCTGAAgtgaataacaaatatatgcaaaatcaATAATTGACAGTTGAAACTTAGGAACTATCTTAAACGAATTatcatactatatatactacttTTCACCAAAGTTCGTTGTAAGAAGAAACCTAATTTATAGTTCTGTATTATAATTGAGACATAGCTTTCTAATTTTTCTTAACACTCTTTTGCCGtcataatatgtatatacaaattgtatctTGTATTCAAATTATCATCAAAGACtgataagtaaaaaaaagtaactgCTGTGAAAATGCAGATTTTGCTTTtcgaaatacaaaacaagtaagaaagctacaatgaagagtatatattgaaaaaactatagaatataccgaatgctgtgtttgctatatcaatataatattacaatattatacCATAGAGAACACATGTATATCAAATTGTTAACCAAGGCCAAGTCccgacggacatggctatatcgcctcggctgttgatgctaatcaagaatatatattttttaataattcggAGAAGCCTCCTTTTGCATGTTACATAGATTTGCTATAGGcgcataattaatatatatatatttaaacaaacaaaaaaacaagtttaatcgtctttaacttttatagtctctgcgATTAAGTCATTAAAACAggcggacagacaggcagacattttaattgcaattgtttttcatataaCATTTTCTAAAGAATTTCTTATCTGTAACGATGTATTTTACATCATTTATGATCCCTGATCTAGACCTTTATGACCATGACCTAGAAAATTGTGTGATTTACTTGAGATGACGATGATCTAACTGTCGGTCGGCATACTCTGTGGCCATCTGTTGGCCTCGTTTGTCAGTTAGTCGGTCAATTTGCACTCGAAATGCGATAGCTCTAATTAATTAGTGGTAATTGGTTTccgttttcagttttcagttttcagttttcagttgcACTCGCGTCAGTTTCACGCCTCAGAGAAACAGCTGAGCAAGTGATATTTCCTGTCTTCCAGTCATTCATGccatatatagcatatatgtatataacaaatatatctaaataaaaatgtaatatataaagtatatataacatatatatataattgcatAGCTCGTGTTGAATATGCAAATGACTGAAATTAGTTATTGCgcatttatgcatttaaatttcgcGACCGCaacacaacaattgcaactggTAAGCGAGTGAATCGAACCCAGCCCAAGCCTCAACCCAACGACAGATCTCATAGATCAtcatatcatcatcatgataTGGTGACAACTTGTCGAGCTGCTGTGCAACTTGTGATGCATTTTAATAGTGTGGCACAAAAACATTCCCGCCTTCGCATCAACTTTCTCCAAATAAACGTAttttaatacccgctacctgtcgcatagaagggtattatagctttgcATGTAGCAGCAGACATCGCCAAGTCACTCTGTATGTCTTTCTatttgtctgtccgtctgtccgcttGAAACATTGGATTTCAGAGATTATATGATAAAGAGCTAGGCTGCTGCAGTcaggtcttagttgctttggttgacaatgtagtatattttcaatcgaatagtatattgatataccatatatagtccgtggtatattttagaaattttacAGAATATTTAATaggtaaaaaatttaaaatgtattataaatgtaatagtatattgatataccatatatagccCTCGGTATATAggtattttaagaataataccgcactttaAAGCTTTCACATCAAAtcggtaacgggtatctcacagtcaagcagcTTTCTTcctagctttcttacttgtttttgctACGTCGACGTTTACCTTGAGCTTGCGTTTTCATTTACAATATGTAAGTCGCAGCTACAGAGTTCTACTGCCAAGGATTTGTTGGCTAGCAAATTGACAATCGATGGTAGTAATTGCTTGAATTAAGCtgaatgcaattgcaattgcaattgcgagCCTTTAATGGTGTTTGCATTATTCATCATACGTTTGCAATTTGCGCTGCAatgttgaattgaatttaacgaAAAACAGGTTGTAAGTGGGAACTTGGAAATCAAGTTCAATAGCCAGTTGCTTCAGCAGTTTTTCCCCCAGGCACGCGTCTGCTGCGTGTGATAGCGATTCACATCGCagatattacgcatacgccatggtGTGCGGCATGCGCGAATTCGTTTGtgccttttgtttgttgttcttgttgttgttgtagttgttgttgttgagtgcATGAAACGTGTTGACACTTTTCACACCTATCTATATAGCTTTCTAGTATCTATCTaactgtctgtccgtctgtctgtctgtctgtccgtctgtccgtctgtctgtctgtctgcatCTGCAGCAGAGTGTGTGAACATTGAGTGTTCGGTATCTAGGTATCTAGTCTATATAGActatgtataaaaatgtatatatgtacatctGCAGCTGGCAACCAGCTGCCTCGATTGCTCAGTTGCGTTATCAAGCGAGATGCTTAATTAGTAATTGTGCGCATTAAGTCATTTTTCATGGCAACACAAATGCTATgcaatctttatttttttgcattcagCTAGGAAAACATTTTGATGCACTAGTCCGTTCTTCTTTCTCTGACGCTTCCGAGTTgagttgatgttgatgttgatgttgatgttgcttaATGCAATTGGCATTCGCATTTGCCAATCAAGCTGTCAAAAGTGAGTGCTATAATCTAGTCGCTCGTCGCTTTGTTGCCAATAACATTACGCATCCGCCGCGTTGTCCAAATGCGCGCATAATCTGCTTTTATCACTGCACACGTGCAACGAGTTCAATTGCGATCATATGTTATATACTAAGTGCGTTCGTTGTGTGTGTCGCAAATCGAACTGCGAGTGCTAGGCAAACTCATTAAAACCTAATCAATTAGCTGACCGCTTTCACAACTTATCGCATTATCAGACGCAGGCAGCGCATTGaacaaaaagcacaacaacaacaacaaagaaaaactgaaaaaaaaatgaaaaaatgaaataaaattccCAGACCCTAATAACCCGTCGAGCTCttgcttttaaaatttttttttttttttgctatgtGACGTTTGCCGTCTGTCTGGCAGCTTCCTTGGCTTCCTCTGATTAGATTATTGGGGAATGGAACCGAGCCGAAGGTCGCCAATAATTGTGCGTATTTtttttgaatgtgtgtgtgagtcgtATTGTACTTACCCTTTGGGCTTGAGGGTATAAAGTCAAGGGTGCGATCCTTGCAGCGCAGATCCTCGCCGGTGCCATCGATCCACACGTATGTCGCCTGGACGATGTTCTCCTCCAGGGGCAGGGCTAGATAGCGATCCAAGATCGTCTTATTGATGCGCGCATTGGGCGAGTCTTCCAAAATTCTAGCAGACATACTAATGTGATTaaatgcgacgacgacgacaacgaagaGACGTTCAGCGAATGTGAatgaattgaatgaatgaacaaaaaaaaaaatgtagatgaaaatgaaaaatgaaaaatgagaaaaataaactattagTTTTATTCCTGCTGCACTTTTTAGCTGAGCACAATTCACAcctgttttttgctttgttgcctttttggGGATATGCTTTCgtttgatttggtttttttgtatttggaatGTAATTCGTTGGTTTGgggttttatttgttgtgcgCGCGGAACCGTTACTGGAACACGACTAAGCTGGAATGCGTTATTCCAACTCAATTTATAACGACAAACTAAAATTTCGCCCCcttcaaacaaaaacaaaaaaaaaatgaataaatgaaaacagcagcagccgcagccacaagcagcagcagcaacaacaattgttgttattgttgttgctgttactgacTGCTACTATTACTCGTATTTACAACAAACTAAGCAAGAACATcgcataacaataacaaaagcatttgcgacgtcgacggcgactgcgacgccaGCGTTTCGCAGCGTTTGTCAGCGTCGTTGCTTCCGCCTttgacgtcgctgccgctgcctctgccgcagtcgctgtcgaCATAGCCTCTGCTCTGGCGCATGCGCCTCGCTGTATTTCATTCTAttactgctgttgccgttgctgcttcttcttcctctgcttctgctgctgctgctgctgctgcatgatCGGCAGCTAGCAGCAAAAGTCCCGGTTCCGGCTAGAGGTGAGCACGTGTCGCTGACATTGCGAATGCGAttacaagaaacaaaaaacaaaaagaaatcaagAAAACAGTAACCAGTAACCAGTAAGCAGCCCGGCATGCGATTATCGTAGACGATAACGAACAGTAGCTGCTATAGAAATGCGGAGACGCATATTATTTCACTCATGAATTACAAAGGAACAAAAGAGATATTTACCATAAGAGATATTTACTTTACCAATATACGCAAACGATATTCAGCATAGAGACCTCACTATTCACTGCACTTCACAATATCGTATTCGATACAAGTGCGACTTTCGCTGCACATACGATATTAGAGTATTCATTAGTGCAATACCGTAACGATACAAGCGTATCTTTTACTAAACTTCACATACGATATTCGCATATTCATTGGTGCAATATCGTATACGATACATGTGTGACTTTTGTTGCGTTTCACATACGATATTATCGCATTCTTCAGTGCAATATCGTATACGATACAAGTTCAACTTTCGCTGCCCTTCACCTACGATATTCGCATAGCTCACTATCGTTTACGatagtaattattttaaaaattatacatttatttttaagctgCGCAATTGTATcttttaatacaaatacaaaatcgAATGTTTCTACAGTTAATcgaataaattaagaaaatagtGTTATACTCGTATTAATACATGCAGATACTTTCGGTGATAATTGAATGCTTGAATCACTTTCAGTAATAATTGAATGGTTGAactctacaaatatttatttatttacttaattttttatcaAGTCTGGTTTTCCAgactaataataatttcaatttattttacgaAGCTTGAACTATTGAAAAACCAACACACAACAGAAAttgtttgtatattaattacgACCTTGTGTGCAAATTAAACGTGTTTCCATTGCCCTCCCATTAATTGCATGTAAATGAATTCAAAGACAAGCGCGAAAACTTATGAGAAATTGTTAGTAATATTTTGTTAGTAATACTTCAATAACAATAGATCTACATGGATATTGATCCTTAGCAGAGTGTCACgcatattgaaatattgttttattgactGTGGTTCGACGCTCGAAAGTATGCTATGCACTTTGGTTAAGCATAATCAAagttgaattaatttcagatTTTTATGCGATTACTTTTCATTCAGTTATCGCCATTAGCGAGCGTTATTTATGAAGTTCACTCGCATCGGAGGGCGTGCGTTATAGTCACATCACTAAATGCCCGATGCCGGGCATAGATTAAAGCACAACGTCAACGTTTCTGCCtctgcttttattgttgttgttttcagtTTGATAAACAACGTCATCGCAATCAGCTCTCAGATTGTCGTTAGAAATACATTGTACTGCAGTGTGCAGtccgtgtatgtgtgtcagCTCTCAAGTTCAATTTGCATTACAGTGAGTCCCCC
This region includes:
- the LOC133847533 gene encoding glutamine synthetase 2 cytoplasmic isoform X1 — its product is MSARILEDSPNARINKTILDRYLALPLEENIVQATYVWIDGTGEDLRCKDRTLDFIPSSPKELPIWNYDGSSCYQAEGSNSDTYLYPVAIYKDPFRRGNNILVMCDTYKFDGTPSATNKRKSCLEVVNKCIDEQPWFGIEQEYTFLDFDGHPLGWPKNGFPGPQGPYYCGVGANKVYARDIVDAHYRACLYAGVKVSGTNAEVMPAQWEFQVGPCLGISIGDDLWMARFLLHRIAEEFGIVATLDPKPMPGDWNGAGAHTNVSTKVMREDGGIREIEKAVAKLSKCHERHIRAYDPKEGQDNARRLTGKHETSSINDFSAGVANRGCSIRIPRGVNDDGKGYFEDRRPSSNCDPYSVVEAILRTICLDE
- the LOC133847533 gene encoding glutamine synthetase 2 cytoplasmic isoform X2, encoding MHSSILEDSPNARINKTILDRYLALPLEENIVQATYVWIDGTGEDLRCKDRTLDFIPSSPKELPIWNYDGSSCYQAEGSNSDTYLYPVAIYKDPFRRGNNILVMCDTYKFDGTPSATNKRKSCLEVVNKCIDEQPWFGIEQEYTFLDFDGHPLGWPKNGFPGPQGPYYCGVGANKVYARDIVDAHYRACLYAGVKVSGTNAEVMPAQWEFQVGPCLGISIGDDLWMARFLLHRIAEEFGIVATLDPKPMPGDWNGAGAHTNVSTKVMREDGGIREIEKAVAKLSKCHERHIRAYDPKEGQDNARRLTGKHETSSINDFSAGVANRGCSIRIPRGVNDDGKGYFEDRRPSSNCDPYSVVEAILRTICLDE